Proteins from a single region of bacterium:
- a CDS encoding HIT family protein — MSYNPDCIFCKIAAGEIPCHKIYEDELFIGFLDIFPMDVGHSLLLPKEHAANLLELSDTCACALGKTAVKFGALVKKGTGADALNISSNIGKRAGQIVMHAHLHFIPRYEGEEPINWEPQNCDSEILEATAKKIRGEF, encoded by the coding sequence ATGAGCTACAATCCCGATTGCATTTTCTGCAAAATCGCCGCCGGCGAGATTCCTTGCCACAAGATTTACGAAGATGAGCTTTTCATCGGATTCCTGGACATTTTCCCGATGGATGTCGGCCATTCGTTATTGTTGCCCAAAGAACACGCCGCGAACCTGCTAGAGCTATCGGATACTTGCGCCTGCGCGCTCGGTAAAACTGCAGTCAAATTCGGCGCTCTTGTCAAAAAAGGCACTGGGGCGGACGCATTAAACATTTCGTCCAACATAGGCAAGCGCGCCGGACAGATTGTGATGCACGCTCATTTGCACTTCATCCCGCGCTACGAGGGAGAGGAGCCGATCAACTGGGAACCGCAAAATTGCGATTCGGAAATTCTGGAAGCAACCGCGAAAAAAATCCGGGGAGAATTCTGA
- a CDS encoding SUF system NifU family Fe-S cluster assembly protein, which produces MMSLRNLYTEVILDHYKKPRNKREIANPTHHAKGHNPLCGDKLDLYIRVDGDTISDIGFTGVGCAIHTASTSMLTEKVKGKKLSEVRGVIAAFIEMLVGNKAAATELLGELVVLEGVKDLHARVKCATLSWHTLDLALFGGEAGAAESSEGLDMAQ; this is translated from the coding sequence ATTATGTCGCTTAGAAATCTTTACACCGAAGTAATACTGGATCACTACAAAAAGCCCCGCAACAAACGCGAGATCGCAAATCCGACACATCATGCCAAGGGGCACAATCCGCTTTGCGGGGATAAGTTGGATCTATACATCCGCGTTGACGGCGACACAATCTCCGACATCGGTTTCACGGGCGTGGGTTGCGCGATTCACACTGCCAGCACATCCATGCTCACGGAGAAGGTCAAAGGGAAGAAACTTTCCGAAGTGCGCGGGGTGATCGCCGCGTTTATTGAAATGCTGGTCGGAAACAAGGCTGCTGCTACCGAGCTGCTCGGTGAACTTGTCGTTCTTGAAGGTGTAAAGGATTTGCACGCCAGGGTCAAATGCGCGACTCTTTCGTGGCATACGCTTGACCTTGCGCTTTTCGGCGGAGAGGCCGGAGCTGCGGAGTCGTCCGAAGGCCTTGACATGGCGCAGTAG
- a CDS encoding cysteine desulfurase, with translation MRKDFPILNRTVRGGKPLVYLDSAARSQMPLEVIEAVRQFELEHSANVHRGIHQLSDEATDAYEEARCTAAKFLGVTDPNEIVFTRNATEGLNLVAYSYGLHNLSEGDEIVISEMEHHSNLVPWLQLAKHKKLRIRFIKLTKSGELDMDSARSLIGPRTKIVSIVHLSNVLGVTNDVFTLANWAHEFGAIFVCDGSQSAAHLPVRVPEIGADFFVFSGYKVLGPTGIGVLYGRMPLLENMEPFQTGGSMINEVTLQGASWAPVPQKFEAGTPNISGAIGLSAALKYFERIGRERAHQYEEELIQYCLDLLSAIDGVEIYGSLKNRASAVSFNISGIHPHDTASILDSEGIAVRAGHHCAQPLHAALGIDSSARASFLFYNIKEDVDKLAEAVMTAKEMFAL, from the coding sequence ATCCGCAAAGATTTTCCAATTTTAAACCGTACCGTTCGAGGGGGAAAGCCGCTTGTCTATCTGGACAGCGCCGCGAGAAGCCAGATGCCGCTGGAGGTCATCGAGGCCGTTCGCCAGTTCGAGCTCGAACACAGCGCCAATGTTCACCGGGGCATCCATCAACTCTCGGATGAAGCAACTGACGCATATGAGGAGGCCAGGTGCACCGCGGCGAAGTTTCTTGGCGTCACGGATCCGAATGAAATAGTTTTTACACGCAATGCCACCGAAGGCCTGAATCTTGTGGCTTATTCGTACGGACTTCACAACCTCTCCGAAGGAGATGAAATTGTCATTTCGGAGATGGAACATCACTCCAACCTCGTACCATGGCTGCAACTGGCCAAACACAAGAAGCTCCGGATCCGGTTCATCAAGCTAACCAAGTCCGGCGAATTGGATATGGATTCGGCCCGGTCGCTCATCGGACCGCGAACAAAAATCGTTTCCATCGTTCATCTGTCAAACGTTTTGGGTGTCACGAACGATGTTTTTACGCTGGCGAACTGGGCTCATGAATTTGGCGCGATTTTTGTCTGCGACGGAAGCCAATCGGCCGCGCATCTCCCCGTCCGCGTTCCGGAAATCGGAGCTGACTTTTTTGTTTTCTCGGGATACAAGGTGCTTGGCCCCACGGGCATCGGCGTGCTTTACGGCAGGATGCCGTTGCTCGAAAACATGGAGCCGTTCCAGACCGGGGGATCGATGATCAATGAAGTCACATTGCAAGGCGCTTCGTGGGCGCCGGTTCCTCAAAAGTTCGAGGCCGGCACGCCCAATATAAGCGGAGCTATCGGTCTAAGCGCGGCGTTGAAGTATTTCGAGCGGATCGGCCGGGAGCGGGCGCACCAATACGAAGAAGAGCTTATCCAATACTGCCTGGATTTATTAAGCGCGATTGATGGTGTCGAGATTTACGGTAGCCTGAAAAACCGCGCATCGGCTGTATCGTTCAATATCAGCGGAATACATCCGCATGACACCGCTTCAATATTGGATTCCGAGGGTATCGCGGTGCGTGCGGGCCACCATTGCGCCCAGCCGCTTCACGCCGCCCTGGGCATAGATTCAAGCGCGAGAGCCAGCTTCCTTTTCTACAACATCAAAGAAGATGTAGACAAACTTGCGGAAGCTGTGATGACGGCCAAGGAGATGTTTGCACTTTGA
- the secG gene encoding preprotein translocase subunit SecG, with translation MATTIENIALIVYLLVCCGLIFLTLVQNRKSEGIGAAITGQSDTSRGAMGREERLSHLIRQVSWGFLIGSLLVSLILRKLWS, from the coding sequence ATGGCTACCACAATCGAAAACATCGCTTTGATTGTTTACCTGCTCGTCTGCTGCGGGCTGATTTTTTTGACGCTCGTACAGAACCGGAAAAGCGAAGGCATCGGCGCGGCAATTACCGGCCAGTCCGATACTTCACGAGGCGCGATGGGGCGCGAAGAAAGGCTGTCGCACCTCATACGCCAGGTCAGTTGGGGTTTCCTGATAGGAAGCCTGCTTGTTTCGCTGATTTTGCGCAAGCTTTGGAGCTAG
- a CDS encoding carboxypeptidase regulatory-like domain-containing protein, translating into MSFKHVDDSFYEPQKGGSSGSLLGPVILVVAILAVLGYIGYTKDWFRGKGEIYGRVVDSYNMPFIYADVQLTCKKHDTAMRVMVNQNGEFVFRGVHSGKYEVRIFTWVGEYPMTPRIVAVKPNFRQRVDLVIDQQLLGEQKSKSYMDYRTGRNVEESTGIATGG; encoded by the coding sequence ATGAGCTTCAAACATGTAGACGACTCGTTTTACGAACCTCAAAAAGGCGGCAGTTCGGGGAGCCTTCTAGGTCCGGTAATCCTCGTCGTTGCGATTCTGGCGGTTCTGGGATACATCGGATATACCAAGGACTGGTTCAGGGGAAAAGGCGAAATATACGGCAGGGTCGTGGATAGCTACAACATGCCCTTCATTTACGCCGATGTGCAGCTCACTTGCAAAAAACACGACACGGCTATGCGCGTTATGGTGAACCAGAACGGCGAATTCGTATTCAGGGGTGTTCATTCAGGCAAATACGAAGTTAGAATCTTCACCTGGGTGGGGGAATATCCGATGACGCCCAGAATTGTTGCGGTCAAGCCGAATTTCCGCCAAAGAGTTGACTTGGTTATTGACCAACAGCTGCTTGGCGAGCAAAAATCCAAGTCTTACATGGATTACCGGACCGGGCGCAACGTGGAAGAGAGCACCGGAATTGCAACGGGCGGCTGA